The nucleotide sequence ATTTCACGGTTGAGTTGTTCTTTCTCCTGGTCGAAAAACATTCTTACCAAACGGTCAACATCTGTAATTAAAGCAAGTTTAATTTCTTCAGGGTCGAGACTTTCCAAATCAAGTACATTTCCACGATCTCCTTTAAACCAAATGTCATTTATCCGGCTTGTTTTTTCTTCGAGTTTCTGAAAGACAAAAACATCCATTGAATCCTGCACCAATGGCATTACAATACGCACATAAGCATAACGGTTGCCTTGTCTCCAGATACGTCCTTCTAACTGACGAATATCAGTAGGATTCCATTCAGGATAACAGTCATAAATTACCGTTCCCTGCTTTTGTAAGTCTATCCCTTCACGGATGGTTGCAGTACCAATAATCACTTTTACTACTCCTTCCAGAAAGGCTTCTTTTATAGTTTCTTTCCGGTTGTCGTTTATTTCGGAACTGATAATTTCTACTTCATCAACTTTGGTTTTATCGAACATTACACCCTTTTTAAAACCAACTTCATTTTCGAGGTATTGTTTAATTAGTTGAAAAAACTGTTTCCCCCGATTCATGTAAATAACCTGACCGGAAACAGATTCTCCACGTTGTTCGTGCCAATCCTTTACAGACTGAATACAATCCATGACATATTTAATTTTCGGACTTTCATTTACAAATTCATTGTAATCTTCCGGTGAACCATTCAAGAGAAATGGTGAAAGAGCATTGTCTAAAGAGTAAGCTAATGCCCGGAATAAATTACCCATATCTAATTTTCCGGCTGTTGATTTTTTTGCCATTGCAACAATACTGTTCTGATTCTCCCTTTGTTTCGGGGTCATGTTGATATAGGTTAGAACCTGCTTTTCATGTTCTAATCGTTCACGTTTTCCGGCAACAGCATTATATAACATCGGAAGGTTAATCTTTTTCGGTCTTTTTACTCCGGCTTCTTCTCCTGTACGGTAAAGAATATGATTGTAAATGAGTTTTTGAAGTATTCTGCGGTTGGTAAAGGATTTGATGACTTCCTTTTCTACAATTTCTTCTTTGTAGTTTGCTGTCCATTCAACAGTAGGTAATACAAACAGGTCAAAAAATGTATCAATGTTGTAGATTCCGCTTTTGTTTAAGCTCTCATAAGCAACTAATGAAAGCATGGAATAAATTTCGAGGGGAGAGTTGGTAAAAGGCGTTGCAGTCAGGAGCATGGTATTTCTGCCGAATTTCCGCTGAATATAGTTCAGGATGAGAAAAGCCTTCTGTCCGGTTTCGGAGGTTGCAGATTGAATATTATAGCGTTTATTTCCGTCTTCGTCCGCTTTTACATTACTGAATACATTTTTACAACGATGAGCTTCATCAATAACAACGTAGTCCAATCCCAGCAAATCCACATCGGCAACCGTATCTTTTAAACCGACACCAATCATTTCACGGAATTTCTGATATTCTATTTCTTTATCTCTGGCAGATTTTTCTTTGCTTTGTCCTAAAATATTGACAAGTTCAACAAATAGTTCATCGGAAACCGAATCACCAAAGCCCAGCTTTTTAAACCCTTCGTAAGTAACGATTGTAATGGATTTTTCAGGAACAACTTTATTCAGGTTGATTCTTTTGACAACATCAGTTCCCAGATTATACCAATCGTTTAGGGTGATTCCGGTATGAGAAAGTATGCCGGAAATGAACTCACCGGATTTTTTATCTTCAAATCCGAATATTTCATTAATCCATTTTTTATAAGTTGGTTTTGGTACTACAATCAAAGGTCTTTTACATTTACCGGAATAAATAAAATTAGCCAGAGAAGCTATGGCACAGGCAGTTTTTCCGACACCAACATCAAGTGTGCATATATTTTGTAATGCTGTTTAATATTTACTCTATTCTTTATTAAGGCACTATCACAGCGTATTACATAATTTTACACAAAACATAAATTTGCTTTTCAGAGTAAAGTTTTGTATCATTGCGTTACCTGAGTGTTACCCACGAGTGACAAATGGTTAAAAGTGACAAAAAAATGATTACGATACGCTATAAGCCTTTACGCAACGGAGAATACAGCATTTATCTGGACATTTATTCTATCGGAAAACGGGAACGGAAGTTTCTTGGTCTTCGTTCATCCAAAGACTACTCAAAAACAAAATTTATCTCCAAAGAAGATTTTGATGCTGTAGAAAAAGCCAGAAAAATGGTAAAGGAACTTTCAGGTGAAATACCGGAAATAACAAATCCTGATAAAAATCTGAACAAAAAAGAAACTGCACCCTCTTTTATAGAATTTATCCAAGCGACCAAATTATCACCATCTAAATCTCCGTTACTCATAAAACATCTGCAATTATTCATCGAAAAAAAGGATATTTCATTTAATGTAATCACTGAAAAGTGGATAAAGAACTTTGAAACGTATCTTAATAAACAATTAGCAGAATCTTATGTTAACGAGTTACTTTTAATATTACGGAATTTATTAAATAAAGCTGTTAAGTCAGGTTTTCTCAGCACTAATCCATTATCAGGATACAAGTATATCAAACATAGCAATGACAGACCATTTCTGACAAATACTGAAATTGAAGATTTGTCCATAACTTCAATACCAAATCCACTCATCCGGTTAGCCTTTTTCTTTTCCCTTCATTCCGGTCTGACTTGGGAACAGGTAACAACATTAACATGGGAACAAATAAAAGTTGAAAAGGGAAAGAAAAAAGAAAAATGGACAGTTACAATTAATGGATATTTAAACCATGCCGTTTATACTAATGAACTTTCAGATTCTGCTGTTGAAATTCTGAAAGAAATAGCTTCAATAAAAGTTTTTCTACATAAAATAAGACTTAGCGATAAATTTCAAACAGATAAAAACGTTTATTTAAACGTTAACGAACTTTCAGGAAACGTTTTTAAACATTTACCGAACAAGCCAAATGTTAATATCAGTCTTCGTTTATGGGGAGCAATGGCAGGAATTAAAAAAGACGTCTGTTTCAGTATGGCACGTAATACCTACGCCATGAAACAGGTTGAGAACGGAGCAAGAAAACAACAATTGAAACGTTTATTAAACGTTTCCAGAGCTTATAATATCAGTATTTACGAAAGAATGGGTAAAAAAATAGCTTATGATAAACCTACGGTATAAAAAACTCTCAACTGGAAAATTCAGTATTTACCTTGATTATACTATCAGGGGTAAAAACGGAAAATCCCATCGTGAATATGAGTTCCTGAAAATTCATGTATCGAAAGATTACAGCCATTCCAAAAGAATAACAACTGGAGATAAGCCATTGATGGAACTGGCTCAAAGTATCCGTTCAAAAAGGGAACTGGAACTCTATGGAACCGTTAAAGGACTAAATGCAAGTTCCAAAAGAGTAAATGTATCCTTGTTGGCATTTGTTAAGAAAGAATATATACGAACCAATCGAAATAGTTACCTTGCTTTCAGTAAGCATATAGAAAAATTTTCCAAAGGTAAGGATATCCTGTTTTCAGATGTAAACACGTTTTTTATTGAAGATTTTGCACAATATCTTAAAAAACTAAATTCTCACAACACAGTAATTCTTTATCTGGAAAACCTGAAAACAATTCTTAACAGTGCAATCCGTCAGGAAATAATTGCAGTAAATCCGTTTATACGGTATAAGATTCCTGTAAAACAGGATACTGACCGTACTTTTCTTGAACTACATGAAGTAAAAAAACTGAACGAAACACCCTGTAACTGCGAACCGCAAATCAGACAGGCATTTTTATTTTCCTGCTTTACCGGTTTACGTTTATCAGATATAACAACATTAAAGAAGGAACACATCCAGATAGATAAAGACAAAGACGGTAAATCGTTTCATGCATTAGTTATCAGACCAATTAAAACTACCCAAACATCCGGTCAGCTTTTAAAAGCTCCATTATCAGAACAAGCCGTTAAAATCATCAAAGAAGTTAAAAGCAGTTCCAAAAGTGATTTGGTATTTGATGCATTACCACACAAACAAATAATAAACAACTGGCTGAAAAAATGGGCAAAAGCAGCAGAGATTAAAAAAAATCTGCATTTTCATGCAGCACGACATACTTTTGCTACACTTTGTTTAACTTCCGGTATAGACATTTATACTGTTAGCAAGCTATTAGGACATACCCGTATTGATGCAACACAGATTTATGCCAAAATCATTGACGAAAAGAAACAAAAGGAAGTAAAAAAGTTTCCTTCATTCATGGAGAGAAAAAAAGTAAAGAAAGTAATTAAGTGATTGAGTTATTAGGTAATTAAGCAAATAACATAATAACATAATAACTCAATAACATAGTAACTTAATAACTCAATAACCAAACAGCGAACCACAAACAATAAACACTGAACAATAAAACAAAATGTTATGATACATGTTCGTTACAAATCACTCAAATCAGGTAAATACAGTCTTTACCTTGATATTTTCTCAACAGACGATCAGGGAAATCAGAAACGCCAGTATGAGTTTTTGAAGCTTTATACACAGAAAGATTACAGCAAACTAAAAAATATCATTGCAGACGATAGAAATGTTGTTGATCTGGCTGAAGACATTCGTAAAAAACGGGAAATGGAGCTGACCGGAGAAATCAAAGGATTACGAACCAAACAAAGAACAACTCATCAGTCGGCTCTTGAATATCTTCGTGCCTTTCAAAAAAAGAAAGGAGATTTTCATATAAAAAGTCTCATTTATCATCTGGATAATTTTACCGAAAATAAGGATGTAAAGTTCATGGATATTACCCCTGAATGGATAGTTCGATTTCAGGATCACCTCGTAACACGAGTATCGCATAATACGGTAAAGGGTTATCTGAAAATACTCAGGGCAAGAATAAAAGATGCGTATCGTCAGGATATAATCACAATCAACCCATTTGATAAGTTTGATATGCCTCATGAATTGGAAACAAGAAGAACAACTCTGGATGCAGAAGAAGTGCAAAAGCTTATTGCCACTCCGTTTCCCTCACATCCTCATGTGCGTTTGGTGTTTTTATTTTCCTGCTTTACAGGACTTAGGGTATCCGACTGCGAAGCTCTGCTTTGGGAAGATATTTCCGAAGAGAGGGACAAATCAAAAAAACTGGTACACTTTTTAAATATCCGTCCCATAAAAACACAAAGTACTTCAGGTAAAATATTAGAAGTACCCCTTACCGAATCAGCCGTTGCAATTTTAGATGAAGTGAAACAGGAAAAGAACCGTTCCGAAAAAGTGTTTTGTGATTTTCCAACTCAGAGAAATGCCCGAAATCTTCTTAAACTTTGGGCTGCCAAAGCTGGAATAAAGAAAAATATACATTTCCATGTTGCCCGTCATTCCTTTGCAACCATAAGCCTGACCTATGGAATGGACATCTACACAGTAAGTAAACTTCTGGGACACGTCAACCTTCGCCATACGGAAATTTATGCTAAAATTGTAGATGAAAAGAAACGACAAGAAATCCAAAAATTACCAACTTTGTAATCATAAAAAATAAAAATATGTCAACCAACCTCGATACCTATTTTAGTGAGACTACTGAACGTTATTTTAACCGTTTGGTTAATATTTACAAAAAACGCATGGCTAAAGCCAATGATAAGGATTATGCTCATAATGAATTTACAAATTATTGTGGAGCCATTCTGGAAATTCGTTATAAAGCAAGTGAAAGGGAGGTGATTGTTAATGCACTGGAACATGAATATAAAATCGGGAAAGAATTTGCCCTTGTCATAAAAGTATTGCGGAAAGAAATACATAAACAGATTCTCAATGATACGATTGACTTTATTGAAATAACACAGGATACTAAAACACCGGCATTTGATGAAACCATTCCTAAGAAGAAACCGGAAACTTATTTCATAGATCAATATTCGGATTTGGAATTAGTACGAATGTTTTCAGAATATAAAGCCTATGAAAAGTTTAGTGAGTTTTTGAAATCAGAAAAACTAAATAAAGAAATCGAAAAAAGATTAAAAAAAGAAAAATTTCTCCCTGAAAAAGAAACCGAAGAAAAATACAAAGACTATACAACAGCACGACAGGTTTTAGCAGTTCATTATCTCTTACAATATTACAATGTGAAAAATGTGGACAAAACCGAAATAGCCCGTTTTATTCAGTTTCTCACAGGAAAGAACTTAGATAATATCTATAAAAAAATACAAAATCCCTTTAAGGTTAATGATAAATCAGTAAAAGATGACCTTCGTTTTGTCAGGGAGTATTTTGAAAAGATGGGAATGGCAGAAGTGGTTAAGATGATTAATAGCGAACTGAATTCGTGACTTAAAGAATGTTTTATTAATCTGTTCCAGGAATATCTGGGATTTACTTTTCCTGCAATCTTAATGGTTTCTTGGCGATCTTCCTTTAGCTATGCTAAGTTCATTTTCTAACCGTTGAATTTTCTCGTCTTTATATTTCAACTCATTTTGAATGAGTTTCTGTTCTATCATGGATTCCATTCCTTCAAAGGTTTTCTGTTGAAATTTTTCTCTTTCATCCAACAGTTTACTTTTTATCTCAAGCAAATTATTTTTTTCCTGTAAGATTTCCTTTTCACGTTCATTCAGCCTGATTTCTTTCTCCTGTGATAACTTTTGTTTCATAAAAAGCTGTTCTTCCCAACGCCGAAGCCTCTTTTCGGTATTGGAATCTATCTTATTTGTTTCTAAATCTGACTGTTCCGAAGGGTGAATACATTTTTGTACATCATTTTCATTTTCATCCAGCTTTTCAAGGCAATATTCCATGATTATTAAAGCCAGAGCAGGTTTTTTACCTGTTTTGAATCTGCGTTTTTCCTGTTCGGCCTGTAATCTTTCATATAAGCTCTGTGGGACTTCAAGGCGGATTCCGGTAGTTGTGTTCATCTTTTTTGTTTTTAGGTCTAAAAAGGGACAATAATTATGTTATTGCCCCAGGTAAATTCTTTTGAGGTTAATCTTCTTCTTCTGGATCGAGTAGTTCTGTGAGTTCAAATACTGCCAGACGTTCGTCCGGTTCGTAATGCACATCAACTATAATTTCGTTATCATCATTAACTCCCTGAATATCGTTATTCAGTTCATGATTGCCGATGATTTCTGCAAATTCCGACATTTGTTCTATCGGAACTTCAAAGGTTCTTGTTTTCATCTTTTTGAATTTTAGATTGATTAATAATTGGTAAAAGGATTAGCTTTTCAGATGATCTTTCCTGTATAGGTAGTTTTCTGCTTCTTTTTCGGAATCATAGATGGTTTTTTGCCTTCCGTTTTTCAGCCATTCTTCTATCTGGGAATTTTCAAAAATGAGTTTTTTACCTCTTTTGATGTATGGTATCTGTCTTCGGTGAACCAGACCGTAAATACTTGGAACAGCCAGGTTGAGTTTCTGTGCTACTTCCTGAATGTTTAACAAATCATTTTCTGAATGTTCTTTGATCGGATTCTGACTAAATTCCCTGAGTGCCTGTCGTACTTCGTCCCGAAGCATGTTTCGTATTTCCTGAACCGATAGCTGGGTGAATACTATATTTTCCATTGGATAAAGAATTATAAACTTTCTCCAAAGTTGCTATCAAAAACGCCGTTAGGGTGACCCTACGGGTGTACCCTAAATTTATAAGTGACTGATATTCATGTTGAAAAAACAGTAAATAATCCTGATAAAATGAAAGTGTATTATATAACCATCAGAAATTTGTTGACCTTCAACCGGTAAATATTCAGTTTAAAGCTATTATTTATTATCTCAATACATTTTAAGTGATTTAAAATTCTAAATGCTTTGTATCTGCTTGTGAAACCATAAACAGCTTGTCGAATTTCATTAAAGTTTCATTGATTATTTTGTACGCTTTAAATATTTTCCATGTGCAAAACGAAAAAACCAGGCGATTTTTGGTAAACAAATTATAAAAATCATTGATAAACCGAATTTCAAAATGTACACTTTGTTTTTTTTCGGCAAATTCCAGAATCGCCCTAATAAAAAATCGAAAATTCCAGGCGATTTTTAAAAATCGCCAAAATGAAATGATGAAATTCTCATTTTTCTCTATTATTTCATGGTCGTCTTTCATTCACCAAAGGTAAAAACCAGAATGGGATTAAGAATTTTAAATAAAAAACTATATTTTTCTATTTTTTTTACCGTGTAAACTGAAAAAAGAAATTACAAATGAGAAAAATAAAAAACCCCGCAGTTGTACTTATCGTTCATCCTGCGGGGCAATATCAACCTTTCTACAAAATATGAAAAACAAATATACATAAATAAACAAACGAATTCAATTTTTATTTTTGAAAGATGAACTTTCTTGTTTTTTTACCGCCTTACAATTAATATTCTCAGTGTTTATAATGGATTCAGACGAAATACTTATAAAAAACCCCGCTGTTGTACTTTTCAGTTCAACTGGCGGGGTAGTATTAACCTATTTATAACAAATTATAACACTAAAGAATAAACGGTTTAAAATTGGATATATTGTTTTTTTTTACTTTAATTTTTTGCTGTTTCTGCTTTCATAGAATGATTTAGAAAAAATGATTTTTAGTTATTTTATCCTTTTCAAGTGTGGAAAATTTAAAGAATACAATCTCAAAATCTAATTTATGAGGACAAAACTTTGATTTTTTAACTGAAGAACGTTTTAAAACAAAGATAAAAATCTATTGGTCTTTAAATAACTATTATTCCAGTGTTCAAGTGTTCAAGTCTTTCAATCTTAAAACTACACAAAGTTATCATAAACTGCTTATTGAATTTTATCAATTTTGGGATATTTTTTTAATTTTTATCAAAAAAATCAAGTTGTAGATTTTACTTAAAACCCTGTTATACAATGCATATTATTTAGACTTAAAATATATTACAACAAATACGTATAATTATTCAATTCCTTTATTTATAAATTTATCTTAATTAAAATCAAGTAATACGATTGCAGTTATCACAATTACAGGATATTGTAAGGCATTGTTTTGATTTTTCAATATTTTTTTATTACAAGCTTGGTATTTTATATTTTACCAGTTAATCACTAAAACATGCCAGTTACAAAGTATTGGTAGCCAGTTATGGGATAACAACACCCATCTATAATTTTAAATATATGAATTTGGATTTTGTAACTAACCTTTGTAAATTTGGGAGTAATGAAAAACAACTTAAAACTATATAACCTATGAAAACATTGTTAATGTTTACTTTTGGATGTATTATTTCTTTCTTTTGTACAGCACAGGTGCAACTGATGGACTTAAACGTAATGCCTTTGCAATCTGGTTCAAATACTGATTCTGTTCTGGTGCTTATACAATTAAAAATAAGTAACCCCGCCAATGCACAAAATATTCATTTTCAGTTTGGATCTCAACATGATAATGGGGATGTGATTAATGAAAGTGCTTCTGTAATACTACAAGGTGCTGATTATTATACAAGTTTTAATGGGCGACAGGAAATAATACAAAACCACGACACCCGCATATATTGCAAAATGAGTATGAGTCAATACAATACGTGGCAACATTTAACTGTATATGCTGCAATTCCGGGAGGTGGAAGCTCTAACCATTTATATCAAACACGATAAAATAACATAAAAGATAAATACTATGAAAAAGATATTTTTCCTTTTAGCCGGAATATTCATGTTTATAATAAACATAAATGCTCAAACTATTTTTTATGTTATCAAACCAGGCGACTTCGACCCTTTTATATACCAATATAATTATATTGACAGTCTTTGCGATACAACCATGTATGGAACGTTGCAGTGGGCTGAAAGAAAATCTCTTGACACGCCCGGACCATGCGAAATACGTTTTGCAATTCCCGGAGCAGGACCACATATTATATATTTAAATGGCTTTTTACCCGGAATAAATAAAAAGGTATATATAAATGGGACAACCCAACCCGGTTATCAGGTTGGAAACCCACAAATAATTTTAGACGGTCAAAATACAGTTGTGCAGGGACTTTTCTTTTATCATGCTAATGGCTCTATTATAGAGGGTCTTTATATTAAAAATGTGACTACACAGGGTATTGGCATATCTGGAACAGATAGCTTAACGGTAAAAGACTGTATAATTAATCGGATTTTCAATGGAGCAAGCACTGATGCTGCTATGGGAATAGTAATAGTAAATTCATCATATAGTATTATTCAGGGAAATATTTTTGGAACAGATAATTTAAACTCTGTATTACCTATTGAAGATTATGGTATTTTCATGTGGCTATCTTCAAATAATTCAGTCATTGGTGGTACAGTAGCAGGCGAGTCAAACATTTTCAGAAATTGCGGATTTAGGGCAATTACTATTGGTGCTAATTGTATTTACAATCGCATATCGGGAAATATTATTACAGATTGTCCAAATGCAATTTATCTTGGACCGGGTGCCAATTTAAATAAACCGTCTCCGGTAATAGTTTCAGCAACAACAAATTTTATAACAGGAACATCAGAATCAGGAGATATAATTGAAATATTTGGTAGTACAGGAAATGAAAATGCAAATGAATACTTCACCATTACTCAAACAGATATAAATGGTAATTGGTCAACTTCTTTAAGTACATCTTTTAGTTATATTATTGCTACAGCTACAGATAATAGCAATAATTCTTCTATGCTTTCTGCTTCTTTTCAGAAACAAACAATAACAACAAAATTGATTAGCTCTGATTGTGGATTAACAAATGTTGCATTCAATCAAGATCTAACATCAGAAATAATTTCTGGAGCTGAAAAATATGAGTTTTTTGTTGAGAATAATGATTTAGTTTTTTCTGAAAGTATAACTAAAGGCACAAATGTTTTTAATTTACTTGAAGTATCGGATAATATTCAATATAATACTGATTATTCTATTTCAGTTAGAACAATAATGGATAATGACACTAGTGAATGGGGAGAAGTCTGTTTCATTACTACATGGAAAGAAGAGAAATTTAATGATATTGAAACCATCAGCGAGTTTACGTTACAAAGTAATCCTGAAATAAAGGAAGAAATCGATTATAAAAATCAAATAATTCAAAATTATATTAATGAAAAATCGACTTATTCTGGTCCCAAAAGCACGATAAATTATGTTATACCTGTAGTCGTTCATGTAATTCATAGCGGAGAACCATATGGTACAAACCCAAATATTTCGTATGCTCAGATTCAGAATCAAATCACCGCTCTAAATCAAAAATATGCAGGTGTTTATAGTATTTTTAATGGAACTGAAGATGTAACAATAAGTTTTTGCTTAGCAAGTAATTTACCAGTCGGCACTTCTGAAGTATGGGCAATTGGACCCGGCGGAAATGAATATGGAGTAACACGTAGAAACTCAACACTTACAAATCATGATTTTAATCCCACTGATGCAAATCAATTATTTAATTTAATTCATTTTCCTATAGATCAATATCTTAACATTTGGATTGTTTCAGCTATAGAACCAAATGGAGCAGGTATTTATCAGGGATATGCTCCGCAACCATTACAGTCTAATTTGAATATTTGGGAGTTAGATGGTATTGTAATGAGGAGTACTGTTTTTGGAAGTGATCCAAGTTTTACATTTGGTTATGATCTATATCCTAATAGAAGAGAAGGAGAAATATTAGCTCATGAGGTCGGGCATTATTTAGATGTAATTCATGTTTTTGAGTCTGGTACGTGTGCTGGCAGTAATCCAGCAACTTGTCAAACTGAAGGAGATAATGTTTGTGATACTCCTCCATGTATGGAACCTGCAAGTACTTCATGGTGTTCTGATCCTAACCAAAATACTTGTACAGAAACACCATCTGGACTTGATCCAATTCATAATTATATGTATAAGGCTTGGGACTTTTGTTGGACTGAATTTACAACTGGTCAAATAGAGAGGATGATTTCATGCATTGATCTATTAAGACCCAATCTAGTTACAGAGCAAAATCTTATTTATACTGGGGTAATTAATCCTAATGGATGCATGTCACCTGTTTTAGCAGCATATTTTGATAATCCCTCAATGTCATGTGTGGGTACAAATGTTCAATTTAATTCGGTTCTTGATGATCCAGGCGTTATAGTTAATAGTTGGATATGGGATTTTGGAGATGGAACAAATAATACAACAGATACAGATCCTGTTCACATTTATAATGTAGCAGGTGTATATAATGTTATATTAA is from Bacteroidia bacterium and encodes:
- a CDS encoding site-specific integrase, which encodes MINLRYKKLSTGKFSIYLDYTIRGKNGKSHREYEFLKIHVSKDYSHSKRITTGDKPLMELAQSIRSKRELELYGTVKGLNASSKRVNVSLLAFVKKEYIRTNRNSYLAFSKHIEKFSKGKDILFSDVNTFFIEDFAQYLKKLNSHNTVILYLENLKTILNSAIRQEIIAVNPFIRYKIPVKQDTDRTFLELHEVKKLNETPCNCEPQIRQAFLFSCFTGLRLSDITTLKKEHIQIDKDKDGKSFHALVIRPIKTTQTSGQLLKAPLSEQAVKIIKEVKSSSKSDLVFDALPHKQIINNWLKKWAKAAEIKKNLHFHAARHTFATLCLTSGIDIYTVSKLLGHTRIDATQIYAKIIDEKKQKEVKKFPSFMERKKVKKVIK
- a CDS encoding site-specific integrase; this translates as MIHVRYKSLKSGKYSLYLDIFSTDDQGNQKRQYEFLKLYTQKDYSKLKNIIADDRNVVDLAEDIRKKREMELTGEIKGLRTKQRTTHQSALEYLRAFQKKKGDFHIKSLIYHLDNFTENKDVKFMDITPEWIVRFQDHLVTRVSHNTVKGYLKILRARIKDAYRQDIITINPFDKFDMPHELETRRTTLDAEEVQKLIATPFPSHPHVRLVFLFSCFTGLRVSDCEALLWEDISEERDKSKKLVHFLNIRPIKTQSTSGKILEVPLTESAVAILDEVKQEKNRSEKVFCDFPTQRNARNLLKLWAAKAGIKKNIHFHVARHSFATISLTYGMDIYTVSKLLGHVNLRHTEIYAKIVDEKKRQEIQKLPTL
- a CDS encoding helix-turn-helix domain-containing protein, which codes for MENIVFTQLSVQEIRNMLRDEVRQALREFSQNPIKEHSENDLLNIQEVAQKLNLAVPSIYGLVHRRQIPYIKRGKKLIFENSQIEEWLKNGRQKTIYDSEKEAENYLYRKDHLKS
- a CDS encoding phage integrase SAM-like domain-containing protein produces the protein MITIRYKPLRNGEYSIYLDIYSIGKRERKFLGLRSSKDYSKTKFISKEDFDAVEKARKMVKELSGEIPEITNPDKNLNKKETAPSFIEFIQATKLSPSKSPLLIKHLQLFIEKKDISFNVITEKWIKNFETYLNKQLAESYVNELLLILRNLLNKAVKSGFLSTNPLSGYKYIKHSNDRPFLTNTEIEDLSITSIPNPLIRLAFFFSLHSGLTWEQVTTLTWEQIKVEKGKKKEKWTVTINGYLNHAVYTNELSDSAVEILKEIASIKVFLHKIRLSDKFQTDKNVYLNVNELSGNVFKHLPNKPNVNISLRLWGAMAGIKKDVCFSMARNTYAMKQVENGARKQQLKRLLNVSRAYNISIYERMGKKIAYDKPTV